The Nocardioides pantholopis genome window below encodes:
- the rlmC gene encoding 23S rRNA (uracil(747)-C(5))-methyltransferase RlmC: MQCHHFEAGRCRSCTWLDQPYVGQVGAKQAHCRDLLAPWPEVTWLPPVTSAEVGFRNKAKMVVAGSVDAPSLGILDPVGGGVDLRDCPLHVAPIRAALPVLAGFVTRARLAPYDVPARRGELKHLLVTASPEGELMVRFVLRSTESLARIRKHLPWLREHLPALRVAGVNLQPAHKAVLEGEQEVLLTAEETLRMRVNGLDLHLRPQSFFQTNTEVAAALYRQGRAWIEEVGPRTMWDLYCGVGGFALHGAGDGRRVLGVETSAEAVASATRSASEAGLDGVRFAVGDATAFALSGAEPTPELVVVNPPRRGIGTELAGWLEASTVEHVVYSSCNAATLARDLAAMPTLCPVRARVLDMFPQTGHYEVIVLLERTAPAGSGPA; the protein is encoded by the coding sequence ATGCAGTGCCACCACTTCGAGGCCGGCCGGTGCCGGTCCTGCACCTGGCTCGACCAGCCGTACGTCGGACAGGTCGGCGCGAAGCAGGCGCACTGCCGCGACCTGCTCGCCCCCTGGCCGGAGGTCACCTGGCTGCCGCCGGTGACCAGCGCCGAGGTGGGGTTCCGGAACAAGGCCAAGATGGTCGTCGCCGGGTCGGTCGACGCCCCGAGCCTGGGCATCCTCGACCCGGTCGGCGGCGGCGTCGACCTGCGCGACTGCCCGCTGCACGTGGCCCCGATCCGCGCGGCGCTGCCGGTGCTGGCCGGGTTCGTGACCCGCGCCCGCCTGGCGCCGTACGACGTGCCGGCGCGCCGTGGCGAGCTCAAGCACCTGCTGGTGACCGCCTCGCCCGAGGGCGAGCTGATGGTCCGCTTCGTGCTCCGCTCCACCGAGTCGCTGGCCCGGATCCGCAAGCACCTGCCCTGGCTGCGCGAGCACCTGCCGGCGCTGCGGGTCGCCGGGGTGAACCTCCAGCCCGCCCACAAGGCCGTGCTCGAGGGCGAGCAGGAGGTGCTGCTCACCGCGGAGGAGACGCTGCGGATGCGGGTCAACGGGCTGGACCTGCACCTGCGCCCGCAGAGCTTCTTCCAGACCAACACCGAGGTCGCCGCCGCGCTGTACCGGCAGGGTCGCGCCTGGATCGAGGAGGTCGGGCCGCGGACGATGTGGGACCTCTACTGCGGGGTGGGCGGCTTCGCCCTCCACGGGGCCGGCGACGGGCGGCGGGTGCTCGGCGTCGAGACCAGCGCCGAGGCGGTGGCCAGCGCCACCCGCAGCGCGAGCGAGGCCGGGCTGGACGGGGTCCGCTTCGCCGTCGGCGACGCGACGGCGTTCGCGCTCTCCGGCGCCGAGCCCACTCCCGAGCTCGTCGTCGTGAACCCGCCCCGCCGCGGCATCGGGACCGAGCTGGCCGGGTGGCTGGAGGCCTCGACGGTCGAGCACGTCGTCTACTCCAGCTGCAACGCCGCCACGCTGGCCCGGGACCTGGCGGCCATGCCGACGCTGTGCCCGGTCCGGGCCCGGGTGCTCGACATGTTCCCGCAGACCGGTCACTACGAGGTGATCGTGCTGCTGGAGCGGACCGCGCCGGCCGGCAGCGGACCGGCCTGA
- a CDS encoding ScyD/ScyE family protein, with protein sequence MQSRLLASVGAAALLLGALVPAATAGHGDRPGHHGAHPRYDLRPVTTLTDARGLDALGGGRSLVSEGDGTFSLVVERRGRPARVVELGSVAPGFAPAVALGRRGTVYILIGAGEPGTGAATLYRWRRGWDEPRPLADIGAYQASDPDPTNQEGDPAESNPFGLAVLPDGSAVVADAANNDVLRVTPTGAISTLAQLSPRTVEVPDGLPATDPEGNPLPPAGTPIPAEAVATSVAVGSRGEVYVGELRGFPATPGSSQVWRIRPGAAGATCDPERPDAGSCTRVADGLTSIVDLAVDRRGTIYAASLSTMSWLQWELGTEGAEVGGLFRITPRPGRPGRARVSEILPGRFVLPGGVDAVGTQVYVLAPTFGPSTLSRLVIRHRH encoded by the coding sequence ATGCAGTCACGATTGCTCGCGTCCGTCGGCGCGGCCGCGCTCCTGCTGGGTGCGCTCGTCCCGGCGGCGACGGCCGGTCACGGCGACCGGCCGGGCCACCACGGCGCCCACCCGCGCTACGACCTGCGTCCGGTCACGACCCTGACCGACGCCCGGGGGCTCGACGCGCTCGGCGGCGGCCGGAGCCTGGTGAGCGAGGGTGACGGCACCTTCAGCCTGGTCGTGGAGCGCCGCGGCCGCCCCGCCCGGGTCGTCGAGCTCGGGTCGGTCGCGCCGGGGTTCGCCCCCGCGGTGGCGCTCGGCCGGCGCGGCACTGTCTACATCCTCATCGGGGCCGGCGAGCCCGGCACCGGCGCCGCCACCCTGTACCGCTGGCGGCGCGGCTGGGACGAGCCGCGGCCGCTGGCCGACATCGGGGCCTACCAGGCGAGCGATCCCGACCCGACCAACCAGGAGGGGGACCCGGCGGAGAGCAACCCCTTCGGCCTCGCGGTGCTGCCCGACGGGAGCGCCGTGGTCGCCGACGCCGCCAACAACGACGTGCTCCGGGTCACGCCGACCGGTGCGATCAGCACCCTCGCCCAGCTCTCACCGCGCACCGTCGAGGTGCCCGACGGGCTGCCCGCCACGGATCCGGAGGGCAACCCGCTGCCGCCGGCCGGCACCCCGATCCCGGCCGAGGCGGTCGCGACATCGGTCGCCGTGGGTTCCCGCGGTGAGGTGTACGTCGGTGAGCTGCGCGGGTTCCCCGCCACGCCGGGCAGCTCCCAGGTCTGGCGGATCCGGCCGGGAGCCGCGGGCGCGACCTGCGACCCCGAGCGCCCCGACGCCGGCAGCTGCACCCGGGTCGCCGACGGCCTCACCTCCATCGTGGACCTGGCGGTCGACCGCCGTGGCACGATCTACGCGGCCTCGCTGTCGACGATGAGCTGGCTGCAGTGGGAGCTCGGAACCGAGGGCGCCGAGGTGGGCGGGCTGTTCCGGATCACGCCGCGGCCCGGACGCCCCGGCCGCGCCCGGGTGAGCGAGATCCTGCCCGGCAGGTTCGTGCTCCCCGGAGGCGTGGACGCCGTCGGCACCCAGGTCTACGTCCTGGCGCCGACGTTCGGCCCCAGCACGCTGAGCAGGCTGGTGATCAGGCACCGGCACTAG